The segment GTGGTTGCGCTGCCGCAGATCCAGCTGACCGGCCGCGTCCACCTGGATAACCCGCTCGGCGTGATGGTGCTGGCCACGATGTTCCAGCTGTCCTTCTCGATCATGTTGTTCACCGCTTTCCTGCGCTCGATACCGGAGTCGCTGGAGGAATCGGCACGAATTGACGGCGCCTCCACGTGGCAGACTTTCTGGAAGATCGTCTTCCCGCTTCTTGCCCCGATGGCGGCGACAGTGGGCATCTTTGCCTTCCTCTACGCCTGGAACGACTTCATGATGCCATCCCTCATTATCTCCAACCCGGATCTGCAGACCTTGCCCGTCCGCCAGAATCTGTTCCAGAACCAGTTCTCGAACAACTACAACGTCTCCTTCGCCTCCTACCTCATGGCGATGGCGCCGGCGATTATCGCCTACATTTTCACCCAGCGCTGGGTGATGGAGGGCGTGACTCAGGGCGCGGTCAAGGGCTGAGGACTGATCGCTCTGGCGGCGCGTCATGCGTCGCAGCCATCAACAACGTCAACAACTGAAAGGACCGACATGACCAACGCACACGCAATCACTGCCGAAACGCCGTGGTGGCGCCAAGCCGTGGTCTACCAGATCTATCCGCGTTCCTTCGCGGATGCGAGCGGAGACGGGATTGGCGACATCGCTGGCATCACCTCGCGCGTCGACTACTTGGCCGAGTTGGGGGTCGACGCCGTGTGGCTGAGCCCCTTCTACCCTTCCGAGCTCGCCGACGGCGGCTACGACGTCATCGACTACCGGGATGTCGACCCGCGCTTGGGCACGCTGGAAGACTTCGACGCGATGCTCGCCGCCCTCCACGAGAGAGGGATCAAGCTGGTGGTGGACATCGTCCCGAACCACACGTCGAATAAGCACGTGTGGTTCCAGGAGGCGCTGAAGGCTGGTCGCGGATCAGCCGCGCGCGAGCGTTACATCTTCCGGGAGGGCAAGGGCGAAGACGGGTCGGAACCGCCGAGCGACTGGGTTTCCGCGTTCGGGGGGCCGGCCTGGACTCGTGTGGAGGACGGGCAGTGGTACCTCCATCTGTTTGCCTCCGAGCAGCCCGACCTCAACTGGGCCAAACGGGAGGTACGCGACGAGTTCCTCAAGACGCTCAAGTTCTGGTCTGACCGGGGCGTGGACGGGTTCCGCATTGACGTTGCCCACGGCCTGGCGAAGGACATGAACGAGCCATTGGCGTCGTGGGCGACGATCCAGGCGATGCCGACGACGGGTGGCACGAACCCTCTCTACGACCGCGACGAGGTTCAGGAGATTTACGCCGAGTGGCGCACCCTTTTCAACTCCTATGACCCGCCGCGTACTGCCGTCGCCGAGGCGTGGGTGGACTCCTCGCGCGTGCCACGCTACGCCAGTCCGGCCAGCTTGGGGCAGGCCTTCAACTTCGACCTACTCGAAGCCGATTTCGAGGCCGGCCAGTTCAAACCCATCATCATGCACAACCTGGCGCTCGCGAAGGAGTCGGGGTCGTCGAGCACATGGGTGCTGTCCAACCACGACGTCGTCCGGCATGCCACCCGCTACGGCCTGCCAAACCCGCCGCGTACACCTGGCAGTTGGCGGCCTAACGAGCGGCATGGCGCCCGATGGTTGCTTTCCCGCGGCGAGCTACCGATGGACCGGGAGCGAGGGCTACGTCGGGCACGTGCGGCCACGTTGTTGATCTTGGGGTTGCCCGGCTCCACCTACATCTACCAGGGTGAGGAACTCGGCCTGCACGAGGTGGCAGAGATTCCGGACGACCGCCGCCAAGATCCGACCTTCTTCCGCACCGGCCATGCCGAGATCGGCAGGGATGGTTGCCGCGTGCCGCTGCCGTGGGAGCCCGACGGGGTGTCGTTCGGCTTCGGTTCCACCGAAGCCCATCTACCCCAGCCGGGATGGTTCGCCGATTGCGCCGCTTCGACGGGCGGCAACGAGGGAACGCTTGAGCTGTACCGGAACGCCTTGCACCTGCGCCGCGAGCTGGAGACTCTGGAGGAACTCACGTGGGTGGAGGACATGGGAGCGAACGTCCTGCACTTCCGCCGGCCGAATGGGTGGGAAGTGATCACCAACTTCGGCGAGGAACCCGTGGAGTTGACGGAGGAACAGGCGAAGCGTGTTGTGCTGTGGTCTTGGCCGGCCGCGCCTGACGGGACCTGTGACGCTGGTCGGAGCGGAGCCGGCAACCCCGGCATGAGCGGCACCCTTCCGGGCGAGACCACGGTCTGGCTCCGCGGGTAGCCCCCACCGGCAGCAGGGCCAGCTCCCTGGCTGGTTGCCGGCGGGCCAGCTCCCTGGCGAGATCTGGAGCGTTGCAGGGAAGCTGGGGCGCTGTAGGGACGGCTGTGGGCCCGGACTTGGAAAAGTCCGGGCCCACAGTGCCATCTAGGCTGGCGCTACCTCAGGTCGTACTCGGTAAACTCGCGCGGCCCGCTCTCTGAACCAACGGGCGCGCCGGGTGCGGCTTCCGCACCCGCGGCACCGGCGGCGAAAGCGCCCGGATCACCAGCACCCGGCTGGCCCGCACCCGCGGCGAAAGCACCGGGCAGCCCAGCACCCGGCTGACCCGCGTGCGCTACGACATCTGCCGCGGCAGCGCGGTAAGCCGCACCGGCGTCGCGCGCCGCATCGGCCACGCCCGCGGTCGCCGCCGAGGCCGACTTTCCAAGCCCGGAGAAGAGCTTGGCAAGGCGCTTGCGGAAGATGATCGCCAAGATGATAAGCAGGAGGACGACCACGCCCGCCACGATCCAACCGATGAGCTGGCCCATGGTCGGCCCGGAGGCGTAACCGGTGAACATGATGTAGTTCGAATCGGAGGCCTCGTAACTGACCTGCGAACCATCGCGCGACCAGGTGGACATCGGGTCTTCCCCCCAGTCGTTCATGGTGCCGAGCTTGATCTTGCCCGTCACCTGAGAAACCTCGGACCCGGCCGCGAACTGGTGAGGATCAAGCCCCAGGCCGACGGCGTAGTCGGCGTCGACGTAGTCCTTCTCCCCCTCGGCCAGGTCGCCCACGGTGAAGTAACCGCCAAGGGCTGCGGCGACGCTATCCGCGTCGTCGTCGGACGTGAACGTGAAGGAGTACGTGCGCTTGCCGTCGGCGTCGGAGGTGGTCATCTTGCCCGTCGACGGCGTCAAGGACTTCTCGATGTCGTCAAGAAAGTCCGCGTAGTCGTTCGTGTCGATCACCAGGTCCATGTCAAGGGTCCAGCTCCGGCTCATCGAGATGTCGGCGGTGAAGTCGAGGGAGTCGAAGACGATGCCGCGCTCGAAGCTGAGGTTGAAGTTGCTGCCCGAGGAGTAGGCCACGTTCTCCCCGGACTCAGTGGTAAACCCGCTGGGTGCGTAGACTTGCACCGCCGTCGAGCAGTAATCGGCGCAGATCTGGGTCGAGTCGACCGAGCCGCGATACGTGCGCTTGACCTTCGGCTTGCCCTTGGCCTCCTCGGTGGAGACCTGGAAGGAGGCCGCTCCCTTGCCGAACACCGCCTCCAACTTGGTGGCGACCTCGTCGGCGGATGCCGCCTGGAAAGACGCCGTACGCTGGTAGTTGCCCGCGGCCGGGTCGACGTCGGCATCGACCTTCACGTCCTTCAGGGCTCCGAGGAACTTGTCGTCGAGGGCCTTGACGTCACTGCTCGGCGTCGACATGCGGCTCATGCGGACGACGACGCCGTAGCTCTCGTCGCCGCCGTCGGTCACGTCGACGGTAACGCCGTCAAAGCCGTGGCCCTCGGTCTCGGTGATGGCGATTTGCCCACCCCACTCGTTGGTGTAGGTCTGCCCGCCATAGGTGACGGTGGCGCCGTCCTCGCCCTCGATGACGTTCGAAGCGTCGTCCTGCGCGATGACGCCCTCAGCGACGAGCGCGTCACTGACCCAGGACAGCAGGTGCATGGAGGAGAAGTTCTCAGTGAACTCGAAGCCCTTTTTCAAGGCGTTGTCGGAGGCGAACATCGTGACCTCCGGCTCGAGGTCCTCGCCGGAGGCCTTGACGATAGCGGCGACCTTCGCCTTGTAATCGTCCAGGTCGGTGAAGGACAGGGTGAAGTTACCCGTGACCTCTTGCTCGCTCACGGTCAGCCCCGAGAACTGCAGACCCTCGGGCAGGTGCTTCTTGATCGCGGCCTCGACGGCCTCGTAGCCGCCGGTGATGCGATCCTGGGTGCCGGCGTCGTTGGCCATGGTGAAGGAGATCGTGCGCGTGCCGGCGCCGTTCTCCTCGAGCGCGACCTGCGTGCTCAGGCGCGCGCCACACGCGGTGAGCGTCAAAAGGAGCGCCACTAAGAGCGCAACTAGGCTAAAGCGGTTCTTCGTCATGACTACGACACCAGCTGCACGACGACGAAGAAGATCAGCACGGTCACCACCGCGGCAAGCCCATTAAACAGCGTAAACGGGACAAGCATCGACTTTTCCACCTGCGCGATCCGATTCACGCCCACGTAGTTGGCGATGTTCGCCGCGTAAGCCGTCAGCGCCACGCCCACCAGGAACACGAGCACTCCCAGGAATACCGTGACCACCGTGGGGATGATGAACAAGATCGCGCTCAGTGCGAGCATGAAGGTAGTCGGCGTCGCGGAGACCGTCCACACCGAGGCCACCCGGCCGAACGGCACGGTGACGCCGCGGATCTTCAACGTGAAGTACATAGCGGCTATGTGGCAGAACACCGCCGCCGCGAACACCACGACGCCGAAGAAGAAGATCTCCACCGCGACGCCGAACACGTCTCCCGAATCGAAGACCCTGAAGCCGTAGCTGTCAAAGAAGCTAGCAATGCCATTGAGCGAGGCACCTGCCGCGCCGGCGGGGATGAGCGCCCCAAAGAACACGAAGAGGGCGAGGGCCACGTGCCAGTAGTGCTTGTACGCCTCACCGACCTTGAACGCCTCCACCAGTCGGCCCGACAGGATCAGCTTGCAGACGGCCCACATGGCCGGGAAAGCCCCGCCGACAGACTCTGTCGAGTTCGCGGGCGCCGCGGGGTCGGCCGGCTGCGTGGGGTTCGCGGCGTACGCCGCGTTCGGGTCGTAGGGCGCGGCCGGCTGAGCCGCGCTGGGAGCGTAAGGGGCGATCGGCTGCTGAGCCGCGGCCGGGTCGTAGGGCGCGGCCGGCTGCTGCGTCGCGCTGGGAGCGTAAGGGGGAATCGGCGGCGTGGGCGCCTGTGCGATCGGCGTCGTGGGCGCTTGTGCGATCGGCGTCGTGGGCGCCTGTGCGATCGGCT is part of the Trueperella abortisuis genome and harbors:
- a CDS encoding glycoside hydrolase family 13 protein, which gives rise to MTNAHAITAETPWWRQAVVYQIYPRSFADASGDGIGDIAGITSRVDYLAELGVDAVWLSPFYPSELADGGYDVIDYRDVDPRLGTLEDFDAMLAALHERGIKLVVDIVPNHTSNKHVWFQEALKAGRGSAARERYIFREGKGEDGSEPPSDWVSAFGGPAWTRVEDGQWYLHLFASEQPDLNWAKREVRDEFLKTLKFWSDRGVDGFRIDVAHGLAKDMNEPLASWATIQAMPTTGGTNPLYDRDEVQEIYAEWRTLFNSYDPPRTAVAEAWVDSSRVPRYASPASLGQAFNFDLLEADFEAGQFKPIIMHNLALAKESGSSSTWVLSNHDVVRHATRYGLPNPPRTPGSWRPNERHGARWLLSRGELPMDRERGLRRARAATLLILGLPGSTYIYQGEELGLHEVAEIPDDRRQDPTFFRTGHAEIGRDGCRVPLPWEPDGVSFGFGSTEAHLPQPGWFADCAASTGGNEGTLELYRNALHLRRELETLEELTWVEDMGANVLHFRRPNGWEVITNFGEEPVELTEEQAKRVVLWSWPAAPDGTCDAGRSGAGNPGMSGTLPGETTVWLRG
- a CDS encoding carbohydrate ABC transporter permease, which produces MPANDAVATARTHSPAVAGSPSRDAVAHAKPARGKSSRKMERVSWSTTILLMLASITVLLPLYVTISMAFKSGSQAVDGNAFSLPNPISFSGIVEAWNLTKFPVGAGVSLAVTAGTVACTVVLAACASYAIVRNWDRKLFRYSFYYLLAAMFIPFPVVALPQIQLTGRVHLDNPLGVMVLATMFQLSFSIMLFTAFLRSIPESLEESARIDGASTWQTFWKIVFPLLAPMAATVGIFAFLYAWNDFMMPSLIISNPDLQTLPVRQNLFQNQFSNNYNVSFASYLMAMAPAIIAYIFTQRWVMEGVTQGAVKG